A window from Candidatus Lokiarchaeota archaeon encodes these proteins:
- a CDS encoding nucleotide sugar dehydrogenase: MRVSVIGLGYVGSVTSACLADSGHSVVGMDTSKEKVEMINKAQAPFVEPGLQEIIVEAIRAGSLLATTDLHEALREADVILICVGTPQGPEGHPDLSSVQRVARQVAEFYHDRFGEATIAIRSTIPPGTTRKLQHYFEEQTPHARFHLAFNPEFLREGNAVEDFRDPPFVIVGSTSEEAHKTVSLLYSDIRRQPILIEPEEAEMIKYVCNCYHACKIIFANEIGRLLGSLSINARKVMDVVCQDTKLNISSKYLKPGFSYGGSCLPKDVAALISMASNHSANLPMIQAIPKSNALHTNTAVSQITQMNPQKIALLGLSFKQSTDDLRNSPAIEVARALIDNGFNISVFDPNIDLKRLIGQNLDYVRNRLPEIDSIIETSPSAVLNDADLAVMTYYEPSFIEHLRMLRRPIEILDLSNTISEDYLGSHNVVRLF, encoded by the coding sequence ATGAGAGTTTCCGTTATCGGATTAGGATATGTTGGCTCTGTTACTTCTGCCTGTCTGGCAGACTCTGGACACAGCGTAGTAGGCATGGACACCAGTAAGGAAAAGGTTGAGATGATCAATAAGGCCCAGGCACCTTTTGTTGAGCCTGGGCTCCAAGAGATTATTGTAGAGGCAATTAGGGCTGGATCTCTCCTGGCAACAACTGATTTGCACGAAGCGCTCAGAGAAGCCGATGTCATCTTGATCTGCGTAGGTACCCCTCAGGGGCCCGAAGGGCATCCGGATCTAAGTTCGGTCCAAAGGGTTGCTAGGCAAGTTGCAGAATTCTATCATGATAGATTCGGGGAAGCTACTATCGCCATACGCAGCACAATTCCGCCAGGCACAACGAGAAAACTGCAACATTATTTCGAGGAGCAGACCCCCCATGCTAGATTTCATCTGGCATTCAATCCTGAGTTTCTCAGGGAAGGCAACGCGGTAGAAGATTTCCGTGATCCCCCATTTGTAATCGTTGGATCAACAAGCGAAGAAGCTCACAAAACTGTGAGTTTGCTGTACAGTGATATCCGTAGACAGCCTATATTGATTGAGCCTGAAGAAGCCGAGATGATAAAGTATGTCTGCAATTGCTATCATGCCTGCAAGATAATATTCGCAAACGAAATAGGTCGGTTGCTGGGTTCACTGTCCATCAACGCAAGAAAAGTCATGGATGTAGTATGTCAGGATACGAAGTTGAACATCTCATCTAAGTATTTGAAGCCAGGATTTTCATATGGGGGATCATGTTTGCCAAAAGACGTCGCTGCGCTGATATCAATGGCTAGCAATCACAGTGCAAATCTTCCTATGATTCAGGCGATTCCCAAATCAAATGCCTTGCATACCAATACGGCTGTTTCTCAGATAACGCAGATGAACCCTCAGAAAATCGCGCTTTTAGGTCTCTCCTTCAAACAGAGTACGGATGATCTTAGAAACAGCCCAGCGATTGAAGTCGCAAGAGCGCTAATAGACAACGGATTTAACATTAGCGTATTTGATCCAAATATAGACTTGAAGAGACTAATTGGCCAGAATTTGGATTACGTAAGAAACAGATTGCCCGAAATCGACTCAATCATCGAGACTTCTCCAAGTGCAGTTCTCAACGATGCCGATCTCGCTGTAATGACCTACTATGAACCATCATTTATCGAGCATCTACGAATGCTTCGCCGCCCAATCGAAATCCTAGACCTATCGAATACAATATCAGAAGACTACTTAGGTTCCCATAATGTCGTAAGGCTCTTCTAG